The following coding sequences are from one Streptomyces sp. V3I7 window:
- a CDS encoding histidine phosphatase family protein — protein MTSRVTLVSPAMNASLREARFDDGAPLDARGAAAARAAAGTLRAARRVLVAPTVRCRETASALGLGEAAEQGQLGGLDMGRWRGRTLDEVAGAEPEALAVWLADPEAAPHGGEPVSALCARAGLWLERVRECEGGVLAVVEPEFVRAAVVHALGAPETAFWRLDVAPLTATVLSGRAGRWNVRLGQAPDER, from the coding sequence GTGACCAGCCGCGTCACCCTGGTGTCGCCCGCCATGAACGCGTCGCTGCGCGAGGCGCGGTTCGACGACGGCGCCCCGCTGGACGCGCGCGGTGCGGCGGCGGCCCGCGCGGCCGCGGGAACCCTGCGGGCGGCCCGCCGGGTGCTGGTCGCGCCGACCGTGCGCTGCCGGGAGACGGCGTCGGCGCTCGGGCTCGGCGAGGCCGCGGAACAAGGGCAGTTGGGGGGACTGGACATGGGGCGCTGGCGCGGTCGCACGCTCGACGAGGTCGCCGGCGCCGAACCCGAGGCGCTCGCCGTGTGGTTGGCCGATCCGGAGGCCGCGCCGCATGGAGGGGAGCCGGTCAGTGCCCTGTGCGCGCGGGCGGGGCTCTGGCTGGAGAGGGTGCGGGAGTGCGAGGGCGGGGTCCTCGCGGTGGTGGAGCCGGAGTTCGTACGGGCCGCGGTCGTGCACGCGCTCGGTGCGCCCGAGACCGCGTTCTGGCGGCTGGACGTGGCGCCGTTGACGGCGACCGTCCTCAGCGGACGCGCGGGACGCTGGAACGTACGGCTCGGGCAGGCGCCCGACGAACGGTGA
- a CDS encoding CbtA family protein, with translation MNSATVRNLLVRGMLAGLGAGLPALLVAYFLGEPGVDDAIGYEEAHAAHGHVHGHEAELVSRSLQSTAGLATGVLVYGVAFGGIAALAFCFALGRVGRLTPRATALLLSGAALLAVYVVPFLKYPANPPSVGDADTIGRRTALYFLMMLLGVLLAVAAVILGKRLAPRLGTWYAAVAAVGFFVVAIGLAYAFLPAVDEVPKDFSATLLWRFRLSALAVQVTMWSGFGLLFGELAQRLLAPRPAAAPAGPAAPVPS, from the coding sequence ATGAACTCCGCAACCGTCAGAAACCTCCTCGTGCGGGGCATGCTGGCCGGCCTCGGTGCCGGCCTGCCCGCCCTGCTCGTCGCCTACTTCCTCGGGGAACCCGGCGTCGACGACGCCATCGGCTACGAGGAAGCCCACGCCGCGCACGGCCACGTGCACGGCCACGAGGCCGAACTCGTCTCCCGTTCCCTGCAGTCCACCGCGGGCCTCGCCACCGGGGTGCTGGTCTACGGGGTGGCGTTCGGCGGCATCGCCGCCCTCGCCTTCTGCTTCGCGCTCGGCCGCGTCGGTCGCCTCACCCCGCGGGCGACCGCGCTGCTGCTGTCCGGCGCGGCGCTGCTCGCGGTGTACGTCGTCCCGTTCCTGAAGTACCCGGCCAACCCGCCGTCCGTCGGTGACGCCGACACCATCGGCAGGCGCACGGCCTTGTACTTCCTGATGATGCTGCTGGGCGTGCTGCTGGCCGTCGCCGCCGTGATCCTCGGCAAGCGGCTGGCACCCCGCCTCGGCACCTGGTACGCCGCCGTGGCCGCCGTTGGCTTCTTCGTCGTGGCGATCGGGCTGGCGTACGCCTTCCTGCCCGCCGTCGACGAGGTGCCGAAGGACTTCTCGGCGACGCTGCTGTGGCGGTTCCGTCTCTCGGCGCTCGCCGTCCAGGTCACGATGTGGTCCGGATTCGGTCTGCTCTTCGGTGAGTTGGCCCAGCGTCTGCTCGCCCCGCGACCGGCAGCCGCCCCGGCGGGGCCGGCCGCTCCGGTACCGAGCTGA
- a CDS encoding CbtB-domain containing protein, with protein sequence MAQHVAQPTTTAPALPAKLPIGAIVPWAVFFGILMLVLLYFVGAEQGATSAVSGEDIHEWLHDGRHLLGFPCH encoded by the coding sequence ATGGCGCAGCACGTCGCCCAGCCGACTACCACTGCCCCCGCCCTTCCCGCCAAGCTGCCGATCGGCGCGATCGTCCCCTGGGCGGTCTTCTTCGGCATCCTGATGCTGGTCCTGCTGTACTTCGTCGGCGCCGAGCAGGGCGCCACCTCCGCCGTGTCCGGCGAGGACATCCACGAGTGGCTCCACGACGGACGCCATCTGCTCGGCTTCCCCTGCCACTGA
- a CDS encoding fructosamine kinase family protein: protein MVNRDESPGAAASRLTGRPATHTRPLSGTLAQVALDSGPVVVKRADAARAVPAEVAGLRWLADAGAVRVPAVLGHDERWMVVDHVPRGRPDARVAVRFGHELAALHAAGAPAFGAAPPGGPKDAYIGLAPMRNVPGADWPRWYAEHRVLPYLRRAVDDGTLERREAAVVERVCERLPELAGPAEPPARLHGDLWNGNVLWGADGQVRLIDPAAHGGHRETDLAMLHLFGCPHLDRVLDGYREAAPLADGWQDRVGLHQLFPLLVHAVLFGRGYAEQAVAAAGRALAPG from the coding sequence GTGGTGAACCGCGACGAGAGTCCGGGCGCGGCGGCGTCCCGGCTCACCGGACGACCGGCGACGCACACGCGCCCGCTGTCCGGGACGCTGGCCCAAGTCGCCCTCGACAGCGGCCCGGTGGTGGTCAAGCGCGCCGACGCCGCTCGTGCCGTTCCGGCCGAGGTGGCCGGGCTGCGCTGGCTGGCCGACGCCGGTGCGGTCCGCGTCCCGGCCGTGCTCGGCCACGACGAGCGGTGGATGGTCGTGGACCACGTACCGAGGGGGCGGCCCGACGCCCGGGTGGCCGTCCGGTTCGGCCATGAGCTGGCCGCTCTGCACGCCGCCGGGGCGCCCGCGTTCGGTGCCGCGCCGCCCGGCGGTCCGAAGGACGCGTACATCGGGCTCGCGCCGATGCGCAATGTCCCCGGCGCCGACTGGCCGCGCTGGTACGCCGAGCACCGGGTGCTCCCCTATCTGCGCCGCGCGGTCGACGACGGCACGCTGGAGCGCCGCGAGGCGGCCGTGGTCGAGCGGGTCTGCGAGCGGCTGCCCGAGCTGGCCGGTCCCGCCGAGCCGCCCGCCCGGCTACACGGCGACCTGTGGAACGGCAACGTGCTGTGGGGCGCCGACGGCCAGGTGCGGCTCATCGACCCGGCCGCGCACGGCGGCCACCGGGAGACCGACCTGGCGATGCTGCACCTCTTCGGCTGCCCCCACCTCGACCGGGTGCTGGACGGCTACCGGGAGGCGGCGCCCCTGGCCGACGGCTGGCAGGACCGCGTCGGCCTGCACCAGCTGTTCCCGCTGCTGGTGCACGCGGTGCTGTTCGGCCGCGGGTACGCGGAGCAGGCCGTCGCGGCGGCCGGGCGCGCCCTCGCACCCGGGTGA
- a CDS encoding helix-turn-helix transcriptional regulator, with translation MTDQPDGLFAAVDSLLAAVDDGSVLPTPEERCRLREAAGLTQAAVAQALGVRVPSIQAWEAGRAEPKGERLEAYRRLLEGLARRYPAPRGEAGSVTPVAPVAAEVTVASEVTVASEVAVTPVASVASEVAVTPVASVASEVPVAPEVAVTPVAPVAPEAPDPPASAPAEGGDDDAPRTAPEVRTAPEVRTAPEVRTAPEVRTAPEVRTAPEARRAPAPARRASAASATDPLDDRFAHGPLAVVDAADGEVTAYCVCGLVLDVPAKSLPALVEWTLSEARLGQARLHRSGKDADPLVVLTAAACERYGLPTRLSDEERLAGRIPDSHKVVRQLKKAEWQLTRRGFGPWARVYRPAQGGRRSCVQLCLPSWHALDTRYWGDAADLPPAELARVLGTYATRVLTPRGSTAVTGLELMTALHPPTRAVKDDQGQWVSAPNPGSLTEAVDCAPCEAPDGHPLLAHLPRFHQRTPDEVLREEAYDWARPMSDDECMKPYLVGIDVNMAFAAAANRTVVGLGAPVHVQGPAFDAAMPGSWLVDLTHIRLDPRLPSPFTPDGEPPEGPAWYATPTVAYAVELGFEVAPLEAYVRPEHGAYLDAWYTRLRDAYIATMGDLGVSTGMKPEEFLAAMDGHQARDPQLALVLAAIKATVKGGIGKLRERARTGWRPGERWPALERATWRPDIRAAVISKARVNMHRKMLNTARAIGQYPVAVLSDCAVYASDGPTPLDFLPYRDGKPLPGGFRIGVSPGMVKHEGTQSVLWAEGLREEHGDHLNLARYIKSGRTNAPDEGA, from the coding sequence ATGACGGATCAGCCTGACGGACTGTTCGCGGCAGTCGACTCCCTGCTCGCCGCCGTCGACGACGGCAGCGTGCTGCCCACCCCCGAGGAGCGGTGCAGGCTCCGTGAGGCGGCCGGGCTGACCCAGGCCGCCGTCGCCCAGGCCCTCGGGGTCCGGGTCCCGAGCATCCAGGCCTGGGAGGCCGGCCGCGCCGAGCCCAAGGGCGAGCGCCTGGAGGCGTACCGCAGACTGCTGGAGGGCCTGGCCCGGCGCTATCCGGCGCCGCGCGGGGAGGCCGGGAGCGTGACTCCCGTGGCACCGGTGGCCGCCGAGGTGACCGTGGCCTCCGAGGTGACCGTGGCCTCCGAGGTGGCCGTGACCCCCGTGGCGTCGGTGGCCTCCGAGGTGGCCGTGACCCCCGTGGCGTCGGTGGCCTCCGAGGTGCCCGTGGCCCCCGAGGTGGCCGTGACCCCCGTGGCACCGGTGGCTCCCGAGGCGCCTGACCCCCCTGCGTCCGCGCCGGCCGAGGGCGGAGACGACGACGCCCCCCGCACCGCCCCCGAGGTCCGCACCGCCCCCGAGGTCCGCACTGCCCCCGAGGTCCGCACTGCCCCCGAGGTCCGCACTGCCCCCGAGGTCCGCACTGCCCCCGAGGCCCGCCGCGCCCCCGCGCCCGCCCGCCGCGCCTCCGCTGCCTCCGCCACCGACCCCCTCGACGACCGCTTCGCCCACGGCCCCCTCGCCGTGGTCGACGCGGCCGACGGCGAGGTCACCGCGTACTGCGTCTGCGGGCTCGTCCTCGACGTGCCCGCGAAGTCGCTGCCGGCGCTCGTGGAGTGGACCCTGTCCGAGGCGCGGCTGGGTCAGGCCCGGCTGCACCGCTCGGGCAAGGACGCGGACCCGCTCGTCGTGCTGACCGCGGCCGCCTGTGAGCGGTACGGCCTGCCCACGCGACTCAGTGACGAGGAGCGGCTCGCGGGCCGGATCCCGGACTCCCACAAGGTGGTCCGGCAGCTGAAGAAGGCCGAATGGCAGCTCACCCGGCGCGGTTTCGGGCCGTGGGCGCGCGTCTACCGGCCCGCGCAGGGCGGCCGGCGCAGCTGCGTCCAGCTCTGCCTGCCGTCCTGGCACGCGCTCGACACCCGGTACTGGGGCGACGCCGCCGACCTGCCGCCGGCCGAACTCGCCCGCGTCCTCGGCACGTACGCCACCCGCGTGCTCACCCCGCGCGGCTCCACCGCCGTCACCGGCCTGGAGCTGATGACCGCGCTGCACCCGCCGACCCGTGCCGTCAAGGACGACCAGGGGCAGTGGGTGTCCGCCCCCAACCCGGGCTCCCTGACCGAGGCCGTCGACTGCGCCCCCTGCGAGGCGCCCGACGGCCACCCCCTCCTCGCCCACCTGCCGCGCTTCCACCAGCGCACTCCGGACGAGGTGCTGCGCGAGGAGGCGTACGACTGGGCCCGGCCGATGAGCGACGACGAGTGCATGAAGCCGTACCTCGTCGGCATCGACGTCAACATGGCCTTCGCCGCCGCCGCCAACCGCACGGTGGTCGGCCTCGGCGCGCCGGTCCACGTCCAGGGCCCCGCCTTCGACGCCGCCATGCCCGGCTCCTGGCTGGTCGACCTCACGCACATCCGGCTGGACCCGCGCCTGCCGAGTCCGTTCACCCCGGACGGCGAGCCGCCCGAGGGCCCCGCCTGGTACGCGACGCCGACCGTGGCGTACGCCGTCGAACTCGGCTTCGAGGTGGCGCCGTTGGAGGCGTACGTCCGTCCCGAGCACGGGGCGTACCTCGACGCCTGGTACACGCGGCTGCGGGACGCGTACATCGCCACCATGGGCGACCTCGGGGTGAGCACCGGTATGAAGCCCGAGGAGTTCCTCGCCGCGATGGACGGCCACCAGGCGCGCGACCCGCAGCTCGCGCTCGTGCTCGCCGCGATCAAGGCCACCGTCAAGGGCGGCATCGGCAAGCTGCGTGAGCGGGCCCGCACCGGATGGCGGCCGGGGGAGCGCTGGCCGGCGCTGGAGCGCGCGACGTGGCGGCCCGACATCCGCGCCGCCGTCATCTCCAAGGCGCGCGTCAACATGCACCGCAAGATGCTCAACACGGCCCGCGCGATCGGCCAGTACCCGGTCGCGGTCCTCTCCGACTGCGCGGTGTACGCCTCCGACGGCCCGACCCCGCTCGACTTCCTGCCCTACCGGGACGGCAAGCCGCTGCCCGGCGGCTTCCGGATCGGGGTGAGCCCCGGCATGGTCAAGCACGAGGGCACGCAGAGCGTGCTGTGGGCGGAGGGCCTGCGCGAGGAGCACGGCGACCACCTCAACCTGGCCCGCTACATCAAGTCCGGGCGGACGAACGCTCCGGACGAGGGGGCGTAG
- the tgmA gene encoding putative ATP-grasp-modified RiPP, translating into MQPFTLNYARPAVESEENPPYVYDSGLQLNVLPDGRIAATDHDVLKAVGTTTSTAGSKTHFDD; encoded by the coding sequence ATGCAACCGTTCACGCTCAACTATGCGCGGCCGGCCGTGGAGTCGGAGGAGAACCCTCCCTATGTGTACGACTCCGGACTCCAGTTGAACGTGCTCCCCGACGGCCGGATAGCCGCCACGGACCACGACGTACTGAAAGCCGTGGGCACGACGACCTCCACGGCGGGCTCCAAGACGCACTTCGACGACTGA
- the tgmB gene encoding ATP-grasp ribosomal peptide maturase, with amino-acid sequence MTVLILTCEEDVTADMVVLRLDEAGVPVVRLDPADLTGGVALSVEYGVRGVSRGHLAVAGRLVSMDGLRSVWVRRPGVAASRAAQPSAWLTEESAQALYGMLRGTGARWMNHPDAARRARHKPWQLRLAQLCGLPVPPTLITTFPQAARDFAERFPDLVVKAVSGAHPQNPPRAVPTSRVAPGTDFTAVTFGPTLFQRRIDKRADIRLTAVGDRLMAARKEVAADADPDHVDVRFAPSLAPWLPVDVPPRMATAVHTYLREAELAYGAFDFAEDADGIWWFLECNQSGQFGFVELDTGQPIALAIAQWLAYEGTSAGNGSEPSMG; translated from the coding sequence ATGACCGTGCTCATCCTGACCTGTGAAGAGGACGTGACCGCGGACATGGTGGTCCTGCGCCTCGACGAGGCCGGCGTGCCCGTGGTCCGGCTCGACCCCGCCGATCTCACCGGTGGGGTCGCCCTGTCCGTCGAGTACGGGGTGCGGGGCGTCAGCCGCGGGCATCTGGCCGTCGCGGGCCGTCTGGTGAGCATGGACGGCCTGCGCTCCGTGTGGGTGCGCAGGCCGGGCGTCGCCGCGTCCCGGGCCGCGCAGCCGTCCGCATGGCTGACCGAGGAGTCCGCCCAGGCGCTGTACGGAATGCTGCGCGGCACGGGCGCGCGCTGGATGAACCACCCCGACGCCGCCCGGCGCGCGCGTCACAAGCCCTGGCAGCTGCGGCTCGCCCAGCTCTGCGGGCTGCCCGTGCCGCCGACCCTGATCACGACCTTTCCGCAGGCCGCCCGGGACTTCGCGGAGCGGTTCCCGGATCTGGTGGTCAAGGCGGTCTCCGGGGCTCATCCTCAGAACCCGCCGCGGGCGGTGCCGACCAGCCGGGTCGCGCCGGGCACCGACTTCACGGCCGTGACGTTCGGCCCGACACTCTTCCAACGGCGGATCGACAAGCGGGCCGACATCCGGCTGACGGCCGTGGGCGACCGATTGATGGCGGCTCGCAAGGAGGTAGCGGCGGACGCGGACCCGGACCACGTGGACGTCCGCTTCGCCCCGTCCCTGGCGCCCTGGCTTCCCGTGGACGTGCCCCCACGGATGGCGACGGCCGTCCACACCTATCTGAGGGAGGCCGAACTCGCCTACGGTGCCTTCGACTTCGCCGAGGACGCGGACGGGATCTGGTGGTTCCTGGAGTGCAATCAGTCGGGTCAGTTCGGGTTCGTGGAACTGGACACGGGCCAGCCGATCGCGCTTGCGATCGCGCAGTGGCTGGCGTACGAGGGGACGAGCGCGGGGAACGGCTCCGAGCCCTCGATGGGGTGA
- a CDS encoding DUF397 domain-containing protein has protein sequence MANGVRASSLDARWIKSRHSNAEGNCVEVATLVDGAVALRNSRDPDGPALVYASAEVAAFLAAAKGGEFDHLL, from the coding sequence ATGGCGAACGGAGTGCGGGCCAGCTCGCTGGACGCCCGCTGGATCAAGAGCCGGCACAGCAACGCCGAGGGCAACTGTGTGGAGGTGGCGACCCTGGTGGACGGGGCCGTCGCGCTGCGCAACTCGCGCGACCCCGACGGTCCCGCGCTGGTCTACGCGTCGGCGGAGGTGGCCGCGTTCCTGGCGGCGGCGAAGGGCGGCGAGTTCGACCACTTGCTCTAG
- a CDS encoding helix-turn-helix transcriptional regulator, protein MSVESHRVSRLEPYLDRPEPAPTLLKMLVGVQLAGLREDAGLAQDQAAKALGFSAAKLSRIESGKGRRPPAESDVRALLELYGTQAYESSVLLKLLKRAGEPGWWQRYDKRLMPEWFDRLVGLQEAAASIRTFEIQYVPGLLQTPDYTRAVVKRGLPIAPESEVRRRVELRNRRADLLKRPDAPQLWAIIDESVLLRVLGGPDVMRAQLEYLLEMAGKSHVTLQIVPLDVTNASAPAIPITYLRFGGLDLPDVVYLEHIRSANFLEDQDETEEYRLALDRLADEALQPRQSVELLRRIMEERYPAA, encoded by the coding sequence ATGTCAGTCGAGTCCCATCGCGTCTCCCGCCTCGAACCTTACCTGGACCGTCCCGAGCCCGCGCCGACTTTGCTGAAGATGCTGGTCGGCGTGCAGCTCGCGGGCTTGCGCGAGGACGCCGGACTCGCGCAGGACCAGGCGGCGAAGGCGCTCGGCTTCAGCGCGGCGAAGCTCTCGCGGATCGAGTCCGGCAAGGGCCGCCGGCCCCCGGCCGAGAGCGACGTCCGTGCGCTGCTGGAGCTGTACGGCACGCAGGCGTACGAGTCCTCGGTCCTGCTCAAGCTCCTGAAGCGAGCCGGTGAGCCCGGCTGGTGGCAGCGCTACGACAAGCGGCTGATGCCCGAGTGGTTCGACCGGCTCGTGGGACTCCAGGAGGCGGCCGCCTCGATCCGTACGTTCGAGATCCAGTACGTACCGGGCCTGCTCCAGACCCCCGACTACACCCGCGCCGTGGTGAAGCGGGGCCTGCCGATCGCGCCCGAGAGCGAGGTGCGCCGACGCGTCGAACTGCGCAACCGGCGGGCCGATCTGCTGAAGCGTCCGGACGCACCCCAGCTGTGGGCGATCATCGACGAATCGGTCCTGCTGCGGGTCCTCGGCGGACCCGACGTGATGCGCGCGCAGCTCGAGTACCTGCTGGAGATGGCGGGGAAGTCCCACGTCACGCTCCAGATCGTCCCGCTGGACGTGACCAACGCGTCGGCTCCCGCGATCCCCATCACGTATCTGCGTTTCGGCGGGCTGGATCTGCCGGACGTGGTCTATCTGGAGCACATCCGCAGCGCCAACTTCCTCGAGGACCAGGACGAGACCGAGGAGTACCGCCTGGCCCTCGACCGACTGGCCGACGAGGCCCTGCAGCCCCGCCAGTCGGTGGAACTGCTGCGCCGCATCATGGAGGAGCGCTACCCGGCTGCCTGA
- a CDS encoding PP2C family protein-serine/threonine phosphatase encodes MRTVGDRRREPDERGWLRGAPPPRWVRVLPVVLLVAVVVAELVSPDRLDIGFLLGAIPPLAVLSYGPLMTALLGVLVVVALTVPALRLDRPGDTDLLTVAFVALLSVFVSFVRSHRDAQLDTERTVAEAVQCAVVPPLPERVGTIACTGLYRAAERGTLVGGDFFDVREGRHGVRAVMGDVQGHGLGAVATVVSLLGAFREAALDLPELSAVASRMNRRLVVDSAGVRHAELFATAVLLEFSPDARSVRIVACGHAGPVLLRGGQVTEIGVPVGVPLGLGLGVGGPPRETTVTLGPGDRLFLASDGVWEARDASGSFYPLLARLTEFAEEEPAALNQRIWTDLEQQCGPVGDDVTMLVLTPSPTAA; translated from the coding sequence GTGAGAACGGTGGGCGACCGGCGCCGGGAACCGGACGAGCGCGGCTGGCTGCGGGGCGCACCGCCGCCGCGGTGGGTGCGGGTGCTTCCCGTCGTCCTGCTGGTCGCGGTCGTCGTGGCCGAGCTGGTCAGTCCCGACCGCCTCGACATCGGGTTCCTGCTGGGAGCCATCCCTCCGCTGGCCGTGCTGTCGTACGGGCCGCTCATGACGGCGCTGCTGGGTGTGCTGGTGGTCGTCGCGCTGACCGTGCCCGCGCTGCGGCTGGACCGGCCCGGCGACACCGATCTGCTCACCGTCGCCTTCGTGGCCCTGCTGAGCGTGTTCGTGTCCTTCGTACGCAGTCACCGTGATGCCCAGCTGGACACCGAGCGGACCGTGGCGGAGGCGGTGCAGTGTGCCGTGGTGCCGCCGCTGCCGGAGCGGGTCGGGACCATCGCGTGCACGGGGCTGTACCGGGCGGCGGAGCGGGGGACGCTGGTCGGCGGGGACTTCTTCGACGTGCGCGAGGGGCGCCACGGGGTGCGGGCGGTGATGGGGGACGTCCAGGGGCACGGGCTCGGGGCCGTCGCCACGGTCGTGTCGCTGCTCGGGGCGTTCCGGGAGGCGGCGCTCGATCTGCCGGAGCTGAGCGCGGTCGCGTCCCGGATGAACCGCCGGCTGGTGGTGGACTCCGCGGGCGTGCGGCATGCCGAGCTGTTCGCCACCGCCGTGCTGCTGGAGTTCTCCCCCGACGCGCGCTCGGTGCGGATCGTGGCGTGCGGTCACGCGGGTCCGGTGCTGCTGCGCGGCGGGCAGGTGACGGAGATCGGCGTTCCGGTCGGGGTGCCGCTGGGACTCGGCCTGGGCGTGGGCGGTCCGCCGAGGGAGACCACCGTGACACTGGGGCCGGGTGACCGGCTGTTCCTGGCGTCGGACGGGGTGTGGGAGGCGCGGGACGCGTCCGGTTCCTTCTATCCGTTGCTCGCGCGGCTGACCGAGTTCGCCGAGGAGGAGCCGGCGGCGCTGAACCAGCGGATCTGGACAGATCTCGAACAGCAGTGCGGGCCGGTCGGGGACGACGTCACCATGCTCGTCCTCACCCCCTCCCCCACGGCCGCCTGA
- a CDS encoding ATP-binding protein gives MIESPDLVTGGLAAGTLSALALGGGLLRSLRRQAALRAELSTLRAQLDSTRGAFTAEAEHLAAQRVPAAARQLAHPHVTVPGPTQAELAGTPAGIALERVLLALRAELTAQRTRIDAAAQAGLRGATREIQAALYRLQDALRGLQERYDDPELTQTLFELDHENEQSLRRAQVAAVVCGAWVGLAREESHLVDAVTGGQARLAGYHRVKVHNHLEPGTALVSHAVEPVAIIVAELLDNALRHSAPDTDVVVNLEHVHHGVCVTVDDAGLGMNQDERARAQRLVAGSDPILLTDLGDPPRMGLAAIGQLTRQFDLEADLSSPSPYGGVRAVLRVESHLLSRIDPAERPPAASAPRSTRPAPAPDDAAPARTAKAPAAAEDVPADQDSGHGYGVEPEGTALASGHQGPRDSAGLPQRRRRTRTETPAAAAPVAAARRPEDSAAALGALQQGTTAARSPRQADAPDTGPAVDEAVGESVDESVDNAANQTEQNHHEGGAAR, from the coding sequence ATGATCGAATCACCGGACCTGGTGACCGGCGGTCTGGCCGCCGGCACGCTGTCCGCGCTGGCCCTCGGCGGCGGTCTGCTGCGGTCCCTGCGCCGGCAGGCGGCGCTGCGCGCCGAGCTGAGCACGCTACGCGCGCAACTGGACAGCACCCGGGGCGCGTTCACCGCCGAGGCGGAGCATCTGGCGGCCCAGCGTGTACCGGCCGCCGCCCGGCAGCTCGCCCATCCGCATGTGACGGTGCCCGGCCCCACGCAGGCCGAACTCGCCGGAACGCCCGCGGGCATCGCGCTGGAGCGCGTCCTGCTCGCGCTGCGCGCCGAACTCACGGCGCAGCGCACCCGGATCGACGCCGCCGCGCAGGCCGGACTGCGCGGCGCCACCCGGGAGATCCAGGCGGCCCTGTACCGGCTCCAGGACGCCCTGCGCGGTCTCCAGGAACGGTACGACGACCCGGAGTTGACGCAGACCCTGTTCGAACTCGACCACGAGAACGAGCAGTCGCTGCGCCGGGCACAGGTCGCCGCCGTGGTGTGCGGGGCCTGGGTGGGTCTCGCCCGTGAGGAGTCCCACCTGGTCGACGCGGTGACCGGCGGCCAGGCCCGGCTCGCGGGCTACCACCGGGTCAAGGTCCACAACCATCTGGAGCCGGGCACCGCCCTGGTGTCGCACGCCGTCGAGCCGGTCGCGATCATCGTCGCCGAACTCCTCGACAACGCGCTGCGCCACTCCGCGCCGGACACCGACGTCGTGGTCAACCTGGAGCATGTCCACCACGGGGTCTGCGTCACCGTCGACGACGCGGGTCTCGGCATGAACCAGGACGAACGCGCCCGCGCCCAGCGGCTGGTGGCCGGCAGCGACCCGATCCTGCTCACCGACCTCGGCGACCCACCGCGCATGGGCCTGGCCGCGATCGGCCAGCTGACCCGGCAGTTCGACCTGGAGGCCGACCTGTCGTCCCCGTCACCGTACGGCGGCGTGCGCGCGGTGCTCCGCGTCGAGAGCCATCTGCTCAGCCGCATCGACCCGGCCGAGCGGCCGCCCGCCGCCAGCGCCCCGCGCTCGACCCGGCCGGCACCCGCCCCGGACGACGCTGCCCCGGCCCGGACGGCGAAGGCACCGGCCGCCGCCGAGGACGTACCGGCGGACCAGGACTCGGGTCACGGCTACGGGGTCGAGCCCGAAGGCACCGCCCTCGCGTCCGGCCACCAGGGTCCGCGCGACTCCGCCGGTCTTCCGCAACGGCGGCGGCGCACCCGCACCGAGACACCCGCCGCGGCCGCACCGGTCGCCGCGGCCCGCCGCCCGGAGGACTCCGCCGCGGCACTGGGCGCCCTCCAGCAGGGAACGACGGCGGCCCGCTCGCCGCGGCAGGCGGACGCTCCGGACACCGGTCCGGCAGTCGACGAAGCAGTCGGCGAATCAGTCGACGAATCAGTCGACAACGCTGCCAACCAAACCGAACAGAATCATCACGAAGGGGGAGCGGCTCGATGA
- a CDS encoding roadblock/LC7 domain-containing protein → MTSSREAGDTAWVLDPILEVPHVTAAVLLTRDGLVTGYTDALTQPSAERVAAITSTVQGACRTAAAAFADRERVEIRQVVIESDHGYVLIVPTDHGTCVAACGDPEVRLDLLAHRVHSQVARLGEKAMAAAPRGGDGGAPA, encoded by the coding sequence ATGACCAGCAGTCGCGAAGCAGGCGACACGGCGTGGGTGCTCGACCCCATCCTGGAAGTCCCGCACGTCACCGCGGCCGTCCTGCTCACGAGGGACGGACTCGTGACGGGCTACACCGACGCGCTGACGCAGCCGTCCGCCGAGCGGGTGGCCGCCATCACCAGCACCGTCCAGGGCGCCTGCCGCACCGCGGCGGCCGCGTTCGCGGACCGGGAGCGGGTCGAGATACGTCAGGTCGTCATCGAGTCCGACCACGGCTACGTCCTCATCGTGCCGACGGACCACGGCACCTGTGTCGCCGCCTGCGGCGACCCCGAGGTACGCCTGGACCTGCTCGCGCACCGGGTCCACTCCCAGGTCGCACGGCTGGGCGAGAAGGCGATGGCGGCGGCGCCCCGAGGCGGCGACGGAGGCGCGCCGGCATGA
- a CDS encoding DUF742 domain-containing protein, with the protein MTGRRGGRPLVPAYLSTGGVARPSRPHLERLSVLSAHGRPAPDGLPAAQLALLDLLDGGALTVTEAAALLKLPVSAVRVLAAGLLDLDLVLARAPIPPAERFAPDLLKRVADGLRALKHN; encoded by the coding sequence ATGACCGGCCGCAGGGGCGGCCGTCCCCTGGTTCCCGCGTATCTGTCGACCGGGGGCGTCGCTCGGCCGAGCCGCCCCCACCTGGAGCGGCTGTCGGTGCTCAGCGCCCACGGCCGGCCCGCCCCCGACGGCCTGCCCGCCGCCCAACTGGCCCTGCTGGATCTGCTGGACGGCGGTGCGCTGACGGTGACCGAGGCCGCGGCCCTGCTGAAGCTGCCGGTCTCCGCCGTGCGGGTGCTGGCCGCCGGACTGCTCGATCTGGACCTGGTCCTCGCCCGCGCGCCGATCCCGCCCGCCGAACGGTTCGCCCCCGACCTGCTGAAGAGAGTGGCCGATGGCCTCCGCGCCCTCAAGCACAACTAG